One window of Acanthochromis polyacanthus isolate Apoly-LR-REF ecotype Palm Island chromosome 19, KAUST_Apoly_ChrSc, whole genome shotgun sequence genomic DNA carries:
- the cenpt gene encoding centromere protein T isoform X1 codes for MLSCLLVYTCMEVGVVLSQDAIQIPIYSKQVQMSLCPLLSCLDSSVSRGASSSGTRQSARLRKKNAGPQTPQDILRRSLKHKIRESITRKSLPATRRRTASVALRKTNTPAPVLFDDADTPRHILMNILQTEPVHSPVVHEEGAFGEPAAPSDKSVVSRTHSSIELSGLDLPDITIGNIPSTAKGLSRKRPRRSLNVTAFEKRLKVSDDAEEVTEESIDNPSLLSLSSSSSLSLKTPFVGGQTEKRGLQRRVSNRRTITVEEFGAAVKKLQMGAMSRDAVVQRDLGETAFSEGFTLGLSKLSEPDITTDIVNCNTALYDQPDAITSNFSIVATQDKPTVMASQLQRQIEQEEQVEKEQSNLGNNIYVFPSEEEVGDEVEIDTCDSESPSQEDVEEAVQDPAVVLKPEEEDVAESQTSVTDDVAESEEEANRVETQTEEEGATDSRPEEDVEAGSNSEEAEVAPDLQTEEEEENAAEAQTEDESAVDSQPEEDVEAGSSQAGEDEAAPASQTEKEDEEEDGEAESQTEEGGALSQFEGDAEVESQSDREEGEAESQNNDDDNGKQKEEEQTSKQLKGALDHISQRAYRSEGALIVPVRKAGEDLANNTVAGWSDARYKADSALDLHSGLEMGSYEGSQPHAGEPDFTDSSPEGQTDNEPDANKENSFHPPEMAQDTEDSGHPRDASPEQPPAEEASEQEEDEYDDEEDEEFPCTTPAFVREKRNFLQPEPSTSPSVFKNIQASRTSEALASTKPKQVRQRKKGPAKKSAGLPKSYLMAVFRHFAKTKVSADVYPVLSETMDKFFDRLVEDLETYAAHAKRKTIEVEDCILLLKRQGYVNDKVPVEVLIEKYLSMQQRKLLIPIATSGNVVIPKMRR; via the exons ATGCTTAGTTGTTTGCTTGTGTATACATGCATGGAAGTTGGAGTAGTTTTATCCCAAGATGCCATACAAATTCCGATTTATAGCAAACAAGTCCAGATGTCTTTATGTCCATTACTAAGCTGTCTTGACTCTAGTGTCTCTCGGGGAGCCAGTAGCAGCGGGACCCGACAGAGTGCCAGACTGAGGAAGAAAAATGCAGGTCCCCAAACCCCACAGGACATCCTTAGACGCagcctgaaacacaaaatacgTGAG AGTATAACCAGAAAGTCCCTGCCTGCTACTAGAAGGAGGACTGCCTCAGTTGCACtcagaaagacaaacacaccTGCTCCAGTGCTGTTTGATGACGCGGACACTCCGAGGCACATACTCATGAACATCCTGCAGACAG AGCCTGTGCATTCCCCTGTGGTTCATGAGGAAGGGGCGTTTGGAGAACCAGCGGCACCTTCAGACAAATCCGTTGTTTCCAGGACACATTCGAG TATTGAGCTGTCAGGATTGGATCTGCCTGATATTACTATAGGCAATATACCAAGCACTGCAAAAGGACTGAGCCGAAAGAGACCACGTAGGAGCCTGAATGTAACAGCTTTTGAAAAACGACTAAAAGTTAGCGATG ATGCTGAAGAGGTAACTGAAGAATCAATAGACAACCCTTCATTACTATCTTTGTCAAg TTCTTCTTCCTTGAGTCTAAAAACGCCCTTCGTTGGTGGTCAGACAGAGAAAAGGGGCTTGCAGAGAAGAGTTTCAAACCGACGAACAATCACAGTGGAAGAATTTGGTGCAGCTGTAAAGAAACTGCAGATGGGAG CTATGAGCAGGGATGCAGTGGTACAGCGGGATCTTGGTGAGACCGCCTTCTCTGAAGGCTTCACCTTGGGTCTAAGCAAACTCAGTGAGCCTGACATCACAACTGATATCGTAAACTGTAACACGGCTCTGTACGACCAGCCTGATGCCATCACCTCTAACTTCTCCATTGTTGCAACTCAGGATAAACCCACAGTTATGGCCTCTCAGCTTCAAAGACAGATCGAGCAGGAAGAGCAGGTGGAAAAGGAGCAGAGCAACCTGGGAAACAACATTTATGTGTTTCCAAGCGAAGAAGAGGTTGGGGATGAAGTTGAAATTGACACATGCGATTCGGAGTCTCCGTCACAGGAAGATGTTGAGGAAGCTGTTCAAGATCCTGCAGTTGTGTTGAAACCTGAGGAAGAAGATGTGGCTGAATCTCAGACTAGTGTAACAGATGATGTGGCTGAGTCTGAAGAAGAAGCAAACAGAGTGGAAACTCAAACCGAAGAGGAAGGTGCCACTGATTCCCGTCCAGAAGAGGATGTTGAAGCCGGTTCTAACTCTGAGGAAGCTGAGGTTGCACCAGATTTGCAaactgaagaagaggaggaaaacgCAGCTGAAGCTCAAACTGAAGACGAAAGTGCAGTTGATTCCCAACCTGAAGAGGATGTTGAAGCTGGTTCCTCTCAGGCTGGGGAAGATGAGGCAGCGCCAGCCTCTCAAACCGAAAAagaagacgaggaggaagaTGGTGAAGCTGAATCTCAAACTGAAGAAGGTGGAGCCCTTTCTCAGTTTGAAGGAGATGCTGAAGTAGAGTCCCAGTCTGACAGGGAAGAGGGTGAGGCTGAGTCTCAGAACAACGATGATGACAATGGGAAACAGAAGGAGGAAGAGCAGACATCCAAACAGCTGAAAGGTGCCTTGGATCACATCAGTCAAAGGGCTTATCGCTCAGAGGGTGCACTCATTGTTCCTGTTAGGAAGGCTGGGGAGGATTTGGCCAACAACACTGTGGCAG GATGGTCTGATGCCAGATACAAAGCAGACAGTGCTCTTGATTTACACAGCGGCTTAGAAATGGGCAGCTATGAGGGCAGTCAGCCTCATGCTGGGGAGCCTGACTTCACTGATTCCTCACCTGAAGGACAGACAGATAACGAACCTGATGCTAATAAAGAGAACTCCTTCCATCCACCGGAAATGGCCCAGGATACTGAAGACAGCGGGCACCCGAGGGATGCTTCCCCCGAACAGCCTCCTGCAGAGGAGGCTTCTGAACAGGAGGAAGACGAGtatgatgatgaagaggatgaag agtTTCCCTGTACGACTCCAGCATTTGTTCGAGAGAAGAGGAACTTTTTGCAGCCTGAGCCTTCCACCTCAccatctgtttttaaaaatatccaagcCAG TAGGACAAGTGAAGCTTTGGCTTCAACTAAACCTAAGCAAGTGAGACAGAGGAAGAAGGGTCCTGCTAAGAAATCGGCAGGTCTTCCTAAGAGCTACCTGATGGCTGTCTTCAGGCACTTTGCCAAAACGAAAGTCTCTGCGGATGTTTACCCCGTCCTAAGCGAGAC AATGGATAAATTCTTTGACCGGCTGGTGGAGGATTTGGAGACGTACGCTGCCCATGCGAAGAGAAAAACCATAGAGGTTGAGGATTGTATACTTCTGCTGAAAAG gCAGGGTTATGTGAACGACAAGGTGCCGGTAGAAGTGCTCATTGAAAAATATCTCAGCATGCAGCAGAGAAAACTTCTAATCCCCATTGCAACCAGCGGAAATGTTGTTATCCCTAAAATGCGGAGGTGA
- the cenpt gene encoding centromere protein T isoform X2, with product MDPTEDLSARVLLHNILSIESPKTPITSSVSRGASSSGTRQSARLRKKNAGPQTPQDILRRSLKHKIRESITRKSLPATRRRTASVALRKTNTPAPVLFDDADTPRHILMNILQTEPVHSPVVHEEGAFGEPAAPSDKSVVSRTHSSIELSGLDLPDITIGNIPSTAKGLSRKRPRRSLNVTAFEKRLKVSDDAEEVTEESIDNPSLLSLSSSSSLSLKTPFVGGQTEKRGLQRRVSNRRTITVEEFGAAVKKLQMGAMSRDAVVQRDLGETAFSEGFTLGLSKLSEPDITTDIVNCNTALYDQPDAITSNFSIVATQDKPTVMASQLQRQIEQEEQVEKEQSNLGNNIYVFPSEEEVGDEVEIDTCDSESPSQEDVEEAVQDPAVVLKPEEEDVAESQTSVTDDVAESEEEANRVETQTEEEGATDSRPEEDVEAGSNSEEAEVAPDLQTEEEEENAAEAQTEDESAVDSQPEEDVEAGSSQAGEDEAAPASQTEKEDEEEDGEAESQTEEGGALSQFEGDAEVESQSDREEGEAESQNNDDDNGKQKEEEQTSKQLKGALDHISQRAYRSEGALIVPVRKAGEDLANNTVAGWSDARYKADSALDLHSGLEMGSYEGSQPHAGEPDFTDSSPEGQTDNEPDANKENSFHPPEMAQDTEDSGHPRDASPEQPPAEEASEQEEDEYDDEEDEEFPCTTPAFVREKRNFLQPEPSTSPSVFKNIQASRTSEALASTKPKQVRQRKKGPAKKSAGLPKSYLMAVFRHFAKTKVSADVYPVLSETMDKFFDRLVEDLETYAAHAKRKTIEVEDCILLLKRQGYVNDKVPVEVLIEKYLSMQQRKLLIPIATSGNVVIPKMRR from the exons ATGGATCCTACAGAGGACTTGTCTGCTCGGGTTCTGCTGCACAATATCCTCAGCATCGAGTCACCCAAGACTCCTATCACCAGCAG TGTCTCTCGGGGAGCCAGTAGCAGCGGGACCCGACAGAGTGCCAGACTGAGGAAGAAAAATGCAGGTCCCCAAACCCCACAGGACATCCTTAGACGCagcctgaaacacaaaatacgTGAG AGTATAACCAGAAAGTCCCTGCCTGCTACTAGAAGGAGGACTGCCTCAGTTGCACtcagaaagacaaacacaccTGCTCCAGTGCTGTTTGATGACGCGGACACTCCGAGGCACATACTCATGAACATCCTGCAGACAG AGCCTGTGCATTCCCCTGTGGTTCATGAGGAAGGGGCGTTTGGAGAACCAGCGGCACCTTCAGACAAATCCGTTGTTTCCAGGACACATTCGAG TATTGAGCTGTCAGGATTGGATCTGCCTGATATTACTATAGGCAATATACCAAGCACTGCAAAAGGACTGAGCCGAAAGAGACCACGTAGGAGCCTGAATGTAACAGCTTTTGAAAAACGACTAAAAGTTAGCGATG ATGCTGAAGAGGTAACTGAAGAATCAATAGACAACCCTTCATTACTATCTTTGTCAAg TTCTTCTTCCTTGAGTCTAAAAACGCCCTTCGTTGGTGGTCAGACAGAGAAAAGGGGCTTGCAGAGAAGAGTTTCAAACCGACGAACAATCACAGTGGAAGAATTTGGTGCAGCTGTAAAGAAACTGCAGATGGGAG CTATGAGCAGGGATGCAGTGGTACAGCGGGATCTTGGTGAGACCGCCTTCTCTGAAGGCTTCACCTTGGGTCTAAGCAAACTCAGTGAGCCTGACATCACAACTGATATCGTAAACTGTAACACGGCTCTGTACGACCAGCCTGATGCCATCACCTCTAACTTCTCCATTGTTGCAACTCAGGATAAACCCACAGTTATGGCCTCTCAGCTTCAAAGACAGATCGAGCAGGAAGAGCAGGTGGAAAAGGAGCAGAGCAACCTGGGAAACAACATTTATGTGTTTCCAAGCGAAGAAGAGGTTGGGGATGAAGTTGAAATTGACACATGCGATTCGGAGTCTCCGTCACAGGAAGATGTTGAGGAAGCTGTTCAAGATCCTGCAGTTGTGTTGAAACCTGAGGAAGAAGATGTGGCTGAATCTCAGACTAGTGTAACAGATGATGTGGCTGAGTCTGAAGAAGAAGCAAACAGAGTGGAAACTCAAACCGAAGAGGAAGGTGCCACTGATTCCCGTCCAGAAGAGGATGTTGAAGCCGGTTCTAACTCTGAGGAAGCTGAGGTTGCACCAGATTTGCAaactgaagaagaggaggaaaacgCAGCTGAAGCTCAAACTGAAGACGAAAGTGCAGTTGATTCCCAACCTGAAGAGGATGTTGAAGCTGGTTCCTCTCAGGCTGGGGAAGATGAGGCAGCGCCAGCCTCTCAAACCGAAAAagaagacgaggaggaagaTGGTGAAGCTGAATCTCAAACTGAAGAAGGTGGAGCCCTTTCTCAGTTTGAAGGAGATGCTGAAGTAGAGTCCCAGTCTGACAGGGAAGAGGGTGAGGCTGAGTCTCAGAACAACGATGATGACAATGGGAAACAGAAGGAGGAAGAGCAGACATCCAAACAGCTGAAAGGTGCCTTGGATCACATCAGTCAAAGGGCTTATCGCTCAGAGGGTGCACTCATTGTTCCTGTTAGGAAGGCTGGGGAGGATTTGGCCAACAACACTGTGGCAG GATGGTCTGATGCCAGATACAAAGCAGACAGTGCTCTTGATTTACACAGCGGCTTAGAAATGGGCAGCTATGAGGGCAGTCAGCCTCATGCTGGGGAGCCTGACTTCACTGATTCCTCACCTGAAGGACAGACAGATAACGAACCTGATGCTAATAAAGAGAACTCCTTCCATCCACCGGAAATGGCCCAGGATACTGAAGACAGCGGGCACCCGAGGGATGCTTCCCCCGAACAGCCTCCTGCAGAGGAGGCTTCTGAACAGGAGGAAGACGAGtatgatgatgaagaggatgaag agtTTCCCTGTACGACTCCAGCATTTGTTCGAGAGAAGAGGAACTTTTTGCAGCCTGAGCCTTCCACCTCAccatctgtttttaaaaatatccaagcCAG TAGGACAAGTGAAGCTTTGGCTTCAACTAAACCTAAGCAAGTGAGACAGAGGAAGAAGGGTCCTGCTAAGAAATCGGCAGGTCTTCCTAAGAGCTACCTGATGGCTGTCTTCAGGCACTTTGCCAAAACGAAAGTCTCTGCGGATGTTTACCCCGTCCTAAGCGAGAC AATGGATAAATTCTTTGACCGGCTGGTGGAGGATTTGGAGACGTACGCTGCCCATGCGAAGAGAAAAACCATAGAGGTTGAGGATTGTATACTTCTGCTGAAAAG gCAGGGTTATGTGAACGACAAGGTGCCGGTAGAAGTGCTCATTGAAAAATATCTCAGCATGCAGCAGAGAAAACTTCTAATCCCCATTGCAACCAGCGGAAATGTTGTTATCCCTAAAATGCGGAGGTGA
- the LOC110955436 gene encoding LOW QUALITY PROTEIN: protein FAM117A-like (The sequence of the model RefSeq protein was modified relative to this genomic sequence to represent the inferred CDS: inserted 1 base in 1 codon) translates to MSGRSGHPRPIAVGPQPLKATVPYQLSSKPRQNRRDGKSAGKAKSQKPSSGMRRTLSLDAIVGPYLQGHWPKEPEGQSSLSRKDKSTQTPDSWSDKSPSRRGSSSSHRRSASWGSAEHLREIAKLKQQLQQCSKPAAXGGHDKDRPRGYPQASCSLGTTQTQPIPIPLAPLSTLVPRLRCSVEGLNQELEGMFISQTPHPQQRLHEVPDGHRAPVPLQSCSSGSQIGPATTPLSSSSTSSSPCSSPSYICTSQSSSADAPLDLHQGLTDSAELCLLSPLSSQNEAELSLPLHISSSPGPNKSCCFQREPPEGCERVRASEEMSTPHKPKAALISSCPDPNKVNFTPHGGSAFCPVSLLKPLLPSMDLLFRSLAVSPAGGGSNQGTDSCLATSSGNQAAPPDAAETSTTKGESS, encoded by the exons ATGTCTGGAAGAAGTGGACACCCCAGGCCTATTGCTGTGGGTCCGCAGCCCCTCAAGGCTACTGTCCCCTATCAGCTGTCCAGCAAACCCAGACAGAACCGGAGGGATGGGAAGTCAG CTGGAAAGGCCAAATCACAAAAGCCGAGCTCAGGCATGAGGCGGACGTTGTCTCTCGATGCCATCGTCGGGCCGTACCTGCAGGGACACTGGCCGAAAGAACCAGAAGGCCAGAGCAGTCTGTCTCGCAAGGACAAGTCCACCCAG ACCCCAGACTCGTGGTCTGACAAATCTCCGAGCAGAAGaggtagcagcagcagccacagacGTTCAGCATCATGGGGCAGTGCTGAGCATCTGCGAGAG ATTGCtaaactaaaacaacaactgcagcagTGCAGCAAACCTGCAG TCGGGGGACATGACAAAGACCGCCCGCGTGGATATCCTCAAGCGAGCTGTAGCTTAGGAACCACTCAG ACTCAGCCCATTCCCATCCCCCTCGCTCCCCTGTCTACACTGGTCCCTCGCCTGCGCTGCAGTGTGGAGGGCCTCAACCAGGAGCTGGAAGGCATGTTCATCAGCCAGACACCACACCCACAGCAAAGG CTCCACGAGGTTCCAGACGGACACCGGGCTCCAGTCCCTCTacagagctgcagcagtggATCTCAGATCGGCCCGGCCACCACACCCCTGTCCtcatcctccacctcctcctcaccctGCTCCTCCCCCAGTTACATCTGCACTTCCCAGTCCAGCTCAGCAGACGCTCCTCTGGACCTACACCAAG GGTTAACAGACAGTGCAGAGTTGTGCCTCCTGTCCCCGTTGTCCTCCCAAAATGAGGCCGAGCTCTCGCTGCCTCTGCACATCTCCTCCTCACCAGGACCAAACAAAAGTTGCTGCTTCCAGAGAGAACCTCCAGAAGGCTGTGAGAGGGTTCGCGCTTCGGAGGAGATGAg CACTCCACACAAACCCAAAGCAGCCCTCATCTCCTCCTGCCCAGACCCCAACAAGGTAAACTTCACCCCCCATGGGGGCTCAGCCTTTTGCCCCGTCAGCCTCCTCAAGCCTCTGCTCCCCTCGATGGACCTGTTGTTTCGCAGCCTCGCCGTTTCTCCAGCAGGCGGCGGCTCAAACCAAGGAACAGACTCCTGCCTGGCAACATCCTCTGGCAACCAGGCCGCACCTCCAGATGCTGCTGAAACCTCCACTACGAAAGGAGAAAGCTCTTGA
- the ndufa4b gene encoding cytochrome c oxidase subunit NDUFA4, which yields MSSLLGTVAKQLKSHPALIPLFIFIGGGATMSMLYLGRLALKNPDVSWDRKNNPEPWNKMDTNQQYKLFTVNMDYSKLKKDRPDF from the exons ATGTCGTCTCTGTTGGGGACCGTCGCCAAACAGCTCAAGAGCCACCCAGCT CTGATCcccctcttcatcttcatcgGTGGTGGGGCCACTATGAGCATGCTGTACTTGGGCAGACTGGCTCTGAAAAACCCTGACGTCTC TTGGGATCGCAAAAACAACCCTGAGCCCTGGAACAAGATGGACACCAACCAGCAGTACAAG CTTTTCACCGTGAACATGGATTATTCCAAGCTGAAGAAGGACAGGCCAGACTTCTAG
- the rundc3ab gene encoding RUN domain-containing protein 3A: MDPGCVQAAMAMGDVSKKASARNVAVERKNLLTVCRFSVKTLLEKYTAEPIDDSSEEFINFAAILEHILSHRFKGSGSWFDGQRSYWDYVRLACGKVPNSCISSIESMENISTSRAKGRAWMRVALMEKRLSEYIATALRDSRTTRRFYAEGAIMLREEATVLTGMLIGLGAIDFSFCLKGEALDGKSSAVIDYTPYLKFTQSYDYLSDDDDRHSVDSSTSDDSVPEHPYIPLVTDEESWSTKCRKMEQRFKIVNAQKGYLEELVRLRESQLKNTETENKRLKARVEELQNQSQQEKKELEAIVLELQEQLTSLIPCDSSHLAKNLSIPLVNQWPTLEPYNSHEDVKLFRRRSFPSTELLSVEVSLDSDSQRIEGKQNGAWCTEKDYTPSMMGLCGSLASLPSCKSLASLKSSECLVNISTENSPALSPS, translated from the exons GTTTTCAGTCAAGACCCTGCTGGAGAAATATACAGCCGAGCCTATTGATGATTCGTCTGAAGAGTTCATCAATTTTGCAGCCATCCTTGAACACATCCTCAGCCACCGTTTTAAAG GCTCTGGCAGCTGGTTCGATGGTCAGAGGAGTTACTGGGACTATGTCCGCCTGGCGTGTGGCAAAGTCCCCAACAGCTGCATTAGCAGCATCGAGAGCATGGAAAACATCAGCACCTCTAGAGCCAAG GGCAGAGCCTGGATGAGAGTTGCCCTGATGGAGAAGAGACTGTCTGAATACATCGCCACTGCTCTGAGGGACAGCAGGACAACCAG GAGGTTTTATGCAGAAGGAGCCATCATGTTGAGGGAAGAAGCCACAGTGCTAACAGGGATGCTCATAGGTCTCGGAGCCATAGACTTTAG TTTCTGTCTTAAAGGGGAGGCCCTGGATGGGAAATCCTCTGCAGTGATTGACTATACGCCCTACTTGAAATTCACACAAAG CTACGATTACTTGAGTGATGATGACGATCGACACAGTGTTGACAGCAGCACCAGTGATGACAGCGTCCCTGAACATCCCTACATCCCGCTGGTCACCGACGAGGAGAGCTGGAGCACAAAGTGCCGCAAGATGGAGCAAAGATTCAAGATCGTCAATGCCCAGAAG GGTTACCTGGAGGAACTGGTGCGCCTGCGTGAGTCTCAGCTGAAGAACACCGAGACCGAGAACAAGAGGCTAAAGGCCCGAGTGGAGGAGCTACAGAACCAGAGCcagcaggaaaaaaaggaaCTGGAGGCCATCGTCCTGGAGCTTCAGGAGCAACT GACAAGCCTAATTCCATGTGACTCCAGCCACTTGGCCAAAAACCTGTCGATCCCCCTCGTCAATCAGTGGCCGACGCTGGAGCCGTACAACAGTCACGAGGACGTGAAGCTGTTCCGCAG GAGGAGCTTTCCGAGCACAGAGCTGCTGTCGGTGGAGGTCAGCCTTGACTCGGACTCCCAGAGGATTGAGGGGAAACAGAATGGAGCCTGGTGCACAG AAAAGGACTACACCCCCTCCATGATGGGCCTGTGTGGGTCTTTGGCCTCCCTCCCGAGCTGCAAGTCTCTGGCGAGCCTCAAGTCCAGCGAGTGCCTGGTGAACATCAGCACAGAGAACAgtcctgctctctctcccagCTAG